TCCGACACGCACTGGTCACAACAAATGCAGATCTCCGGATCGATAAACAACATCTGCTCTCCTTCGCGAAACGAATCGACAGGGCAGACAACGACGCAATCGGTATATTTGCAACCGAAGCACCGACTGGTAACCACGTGGGCCATGAGATAGTCTCCGAGGAGAGAGGATTTGCGGCTCGCAAAGTGACGCTATCTTGCTAATCCGGAAAACAGCCAGACAGCGGACAGGCAGAGGCGGCAATTATCAACAATTCTGAA
Above is a window of Anatilimnocola aggregata DNA encoding:
- a CDS encoding ferredoxin family protein, giving the protein MAHVVTSRCFGCKYTDCVVVCPVDSFREGEQMLFIDPEICICCDQCVSECPVDAIFAEDDVPDAEREFVQLNAEMAVQCPEITQKKTPLIER